Sequence from the Castanea sativa cultivar Marrone di Chiusa Pesio chromosome 12, ASM4071231v1 genome:
GAATTCTGGCTCAGCCTCTTCCTACAAAGGAATCCCAAACACAACCAGCAAGTACAGAGAGGTATATGTGAAGTAAAACTAGTGAGATTTTTGTTTCGGGGGATGGAGTAGTGTTCTGATTAAGTTTTTGTGGGTGTGCAGGATAAGAGAGTGAATTGGCACACTACTCCATTTGAGGCAAGGTTGGAGAGAGCTTTGAAAAGTGGTTCTGCTGAGGCTTAAACTACTCATACACTTGGTGTATGTTTAGACAAGCTTGTGAGTGATTTGGTGTTGGATTGTTGTTTTATGTTCTCAgcatctatattttttaattcttttgtgAAATATAATTTGGTTGTTTGTGACATCTGCTTGCCTGTTGTAATTTCACGAtttaatataattgaatttattctttttaattgtatcCATAATTCTTTCTGCAATGCTGATTTATGATTTTATGAAGAGATCAGTTTGGTTTTTATATATTCCAGAAGACATTCCCTTCAGCCCCTGGATTTCAGTTTTAAACCAGGGAAAGTCCTACATTCTGTTTATTGATTTACAGCTACCAAAActtcgcctctctctctctctgagtttcAGTCACTAGATCAGAATATTATATGGTTTGATGACTTTTAAAGCATAGAGATCTATTTAGTTGGAGATTCCAGTAATGGTTGTACATTTTTGTCTAATCACAATTtgatttccaacatcacaaatCTCATTGTCATGGTTTGTTTGCTTCTAGGTAGAAATGTGTAAGTAAGCTAAAGACCTGTTCTTGTGTGTGTCAGACCAgtagaacccaaaaaaaaaagaaaaaagaaaaaaattatatccatAGAAGAAGTGTGAGCAATGCAAATTCGCTATTTTCTGTGAAATAATTGTATCCATACCTATCTTATTTCAAGTAATCTAAGAGGTTGATGGGAGCAAGTTTAAGCTCATTTTTGGTCTAAGTTTGATAGCTTTGTCTCCGTCTTGCTAAACAAGAAGAAGGTGAGATGTGTAAACCATTTTTGGAAAAGACAAATTGATGATCCCACACTTGCAATAGTGGCTGCAATGATAGGCCACAATTTTGCtcaactatttttattttagtaattgGAGTGTCTTTTTCCATAACTGAAGCTTTTTATGCCAGTATATTTGAAGCTGCAGCAATTGTACAGAATGACAAATTATTTTTGACTCTTGAATCGATTTAAAATTGGTAGGATGCTGACTTTAGGGGCTTCTCTCTATCTGAGTTTCAGTCCCCAGCATTTTAAGATTCAGAACTCAGAAGTCTAAGATTTAAACAGGTAGATTGCCTTATGAACCCAGTGTATTGACTTCCTACACAATATACTCTTTTCTATACCCTGTTTTGAATTCTTTTACATTTTGAAgtttgaagggaaaaaagagTAGAGGAGAGGGGAGGAATGGTATCCTTTCTCCTCgcatgtttaaaaaattaaatagaaaatgataagatattatataaactagcttgtaacccatGCATACGCATGAATACagttaaagatatacaataagatgcattatataattaattcctatatatataatttaaatactattgatagtcatttttatattttgttaactttaaaaaaaaaatttgtaaggatattattaggtataaaatgtaaattgtctaagtttttttttattttaaaattattgtgaagcactttttttttttatgattcatttattctaaactttttggtttttgtacttaataactcacttagatgaatatttatgatgtgatctcacatttgattctaaaattaagaaataaaactctttaagaataattaatttatgacacatagcgcaaaattaaaactctaatttagaattctaatttgagtttctctcgaCTTTacctgttatatatatatatatatatatatatatatatatatatatatatatatatatatatatatatatatatatatattaataattatacattataccatctttttattcaattcaaagaaatagataaaaattgattattattattattatttttaatttaagtgaAACCTCCTCTAAAGTCTtttgatttaaattaaaaaaaggttttagaGGATATCTTACCTCTTAAATCTCATCCAATCATTTCCTTCCCTCCCTTAAGGCATCTAAACATGCTAAATTAACCTTGCATACCCTTTTTCATCTACTCCTCTCCTCGCTTACATACAAACACACGTGCCTGTTTGGGATGTATTAATAAGCTAGCTTATtgcttatttttcttattatttacaGGTTGCATTCTTCCACGTGTATCacctacttattttatttaacttttactttttatctataatactttaagtaaaaatatttcaataaaaagttagaTAAAGCTATTGCCAAATGTACTCAAGAGAATCCCAAATGTTCTTTAAGAGTTATTAGCCTGTCCAATTCACAGGCATGTTGGCTGGTTTAATTTTCCCAGGAACCATATGGTATCCCTTTCACAGCCATGTTAGCTTGTGCATGCTTTTCAAGAACCACCATGGAAATCTGGCTAAGTTTAACCAGATGGCAAACATTTCCACTTAGACAGAAGTCAACTTTGAGCGGCCAGAGATGAAAAGAGACAAAAGGGATGCTGAGATTCTTTAGTCCACGTGCTTGGTaagaaaattcatcaaaaaatagaaaacgaTTAGTAAACAAATAAGGAGATTTACTAGAGGAAAAATGGTTTGGAAGTCGTGAGCTTCATCGGAGGGAAGGAAAGAaaatgaggaaaagaaaagtcTAGCAGGTattattttaagggtaaaaTCTAGTTTACACACCCTATTATATACACtctcatacacacacacacacacaaactgcACATAAATCATGACACAAATCATAGTTTCCATTTCAAGTCACAATTTATGTGCTGTTTGAGACTTTGAGTGTATgtaataaatagtaaataccaCTCTTTAGTGAAATTAAGGGTATATACATGAAACATtgtttttatgtatataatagAGCAAAAGTACCGATACAGCCCACTAGTGCTCTGCCCAACATATATTCAAGCCGCGGCGGAGCCACGTTGGGACCGAAGATTCAAgtaaaatgaaaggaaaaaaagaagaaaaaaaaaagaaagaaaaagcttaTTGTAATAGGGACCTCAAAGtaacatttttatttgaataatgCTACAAATGcaacaatttttataataactaGTCGCATACTGCGCATTGtgcgtgataatttttttaggatggtctcattaaatattttattaatattataatttcagTTATTAACCATTagtttttcattagtttttaagttaataaaaaccttaaatatacattttttttttacctttacacacacacacacacacacacatatagtgaATCTTTACACATACCTTTaagaaaactatatatattttacttttttggaTGCGTAAAATTATAGACTACTACTCCATAATGATAGTGGCTAattaattgtatatatatatttttagtgatCTCATTTATAACGCTTCTTactattatcatatatttactaaCTGATGATTTACATAACAAAGACGATAAATGAGAGGTAGCATTATTCATTAGATTTTTGAAAGTAATAGtgtatgaaaattatatatatatatatatatatatatatatatatatatatatatatatatattataaataaggttaaatgaaatgtcaaaaaatagatttttaaattttctagctttatttcttatgtaatttctaCTACTATCAGAGAACATCTCttttttagttatgattaatatggtttctatagttagagtttgattagttttaaatttaaatttagtactatgattgtatttaattgttgattgttgatttaattttttaagtgaatttaaTGGTTTATGCTACTAcattgtaaagtttttaatgttctcTACACggtaatttctattttattttttacttctcctTACAATCTCTTTGTTTTCCAATCAACGATTATTAATTGacgtttggtttttttttttttctttatctactctttattactttgtattggtttttttttataccatctctctctctctctctctctctccattggcaacttatcattttccaaaatttgatgatgattctatgacattaaatatgcattattagtttttattattatttatttactgtttctaacttgatttgttttgtatttcattctTCCTTTAATGCATTGGGTGTGAGAATGAGTGTTTCCCTAGCATTACTCCACTTAATGTggcaattttatttatttaatttaggcaaaatattatattttaaattttttaaaataaaaaaggagtggaaatattaaaaatctaatGATATACATGGGGGATGTGGctgaatttaaatattatataaaattatatgagaaaaaaaaaatacttaacaACAAACAGTAACTTAtccaaataattttatgtaatattataatagtacattattttatactatttttaattattataatgcaatatgataatatttaacaatcaaagtcatagaaaaataaaataaaataaaaaaacttaaaacacaaaactaaattccatcaaccaaaatagagttctaaagaaaataaaactttatcaagctaaaatagagatgcaagaaaaataaaataaaaatctaccaaaaaattgagggagaaagagtaggagataaaacacttttttttaagagaaaattatgtaaagaatggaagagtgaatgacaaatttatactaagaggatgataataaaaagaaacaaaataaaggaagataaaaggaaagaggaagagtgatatCAAGGTAGAATGTTTGGGGagatgaaaaagtaaataaaaggagaaaagttggagaaagtgtaaatattaaaaaaattgagaacaatttgatgagcacaattttttttatttgaatataagtaaaatattacattttttattttttaaaacaaagagagaaaatataaataatttaatgataagaaGGATGTAGTTGAATTtcaatattgagtaaaatagaagagaagaaaaaaaataagaaaaattaaaagatataacaataaacactaaattatccaaatAATGCTATGTAATGatctactattttatttttattactatctttaattttttataatgtaattggataaaatttaacaatcaaagagcaaaataataagaataagtatacaaaaaaaaattaaaattaaaacacaaaactaaatcgtatcgacctaaattagagttcttaaaaacacaaaaatttattaacCTAAAGCGgagatgcaataaaaaataaaaatccaccaaaacattgagagagagagagagagagagagagagagaacctttttgtGAAAGGAAACTatgcaaagaatgaaaaatagtgacaaatttatagtgagAGGGAAGggataagaagagacaaataaaagaaaatgaataacaatattaaaatagagggtagtggagagatgaaaaggtaaaggaagatgaaaagtttaagaaagtgtaaatatttaaaaaataagtgaatgtaaaaaaaaattatagaaaaattggaaataaaaaaaaaatatatatagatgtaaAAACCAAcaaagatgaatatgtaaaatcaataatctaattatatatatatttttgtaaaaaaaataagattaaataataaataataattatgtaacGAATGACATGGCAATGAGGTGGTGCAACAGAAGCTCAGCAGCAATAAATAccacgcttcagcttttagtaatatatagatataaatataaaatttcacaatagttttttcttataaatatttttcacaatagttaagtaaacaaatttttattaattcttactTGGAACCACCACTTACATAAATTTACCTAGACAGTTTGTGAATTTTGCCTGaaattggtgttttttttttattatttattgttctCACTTACTAGTTACCGCGTGGAATAGGACCATAAATATTGCGGAATCCATTTCAGGGCTGGCAATACCTTTGCCAAACACTATTCGCAAGACTCACAACTCAACCTCCAATTTGATCTATTTCAGAAGGCTGTAAAAGCTTGCTAATGGTAATCTTGTCGAAATGGTCAGACAGGGAAACATGGGTTTGAGTTGATAGTACTTGTGCCACAGAACGCATGGTGGGTCGTGCCGTTGGTGTGTCACGCACACATGCTAAGGCTGTGGTAAGGCCGTGGTAACTACAAACACCACCTTCTTTGCTATTAGTGGTGGAAGTCCTTGGTCTAGCACATCCTTCAAAAGAATTTCTGCAGTGTCTGAAGTTGATGTTCTCAAATTGAATGACAAGGAAGATAGGGGCTCCCTCGGGTGCCTTCCCATCATAACTTCTAATGCCACCAGACCAAACCTATAAACGTCACATTTATCCGTTAATCTCATTGTAAGTGCAAGCTCTGCACGTTCATAAAACAAATTCAATCCCTGAATGAAACATTGTTATCCAAACTTCTACAAAACTAGTCAAAGTTAACAAATGAACAAGAAATACATACATCTGGCAACAAGATGAGAAAAAATGCTTACTAATTCTTTTAGGGAAACATTTTTAGGCCAAGAACAATACTGTGGAAGTTAGATTGTTAGCTTACCTGGGAGCCATGTAGCCATAAGACCCAGCAATTGGTGTCCAATTAGACGTATCTGGGTTCAACAATCTTGCTACTCCAAAATCTGAGAGCCGCGACTCGAAGTCAGGCTCGAGCAATATGTTATTCACAGTTATGTCTCGGTGCACAATTGGAGGCGAGCAATCATGGTGCAAGGAAGCAACTGCATGAGCCACACCTTGCAAAATTTTCACCCTTGTATTCCAGTTCAGCTCCACGTTCCCTTTCAACCCGTACAATGCATTTCCCAAACTACCTCTCTCTACATAATCATAAACCAAGTACATGCACCCCCTAATAGAAAAGTAACCATTAGGCTTAATGATATTCCAGTGCCTAACTTCTGTCAACACACGAATCTCATTCTCGAAACTGTGGCGATTGGCTGATGGGATTTCACTGGAGTCTGACATGTTGAGTCTTTTAACAGCAACAATTTGACTATTTGGCAATGCCACTCTGTAAACAGTTCCAAATCCTCCTTTTCCAATGCAGTACTTCTCATTGAAGTCCTCACTGGCCTCAACAATATCCTTAAATGTGAATTTACCTTCTCCTTCCCATATAAATGACTCTCCAAGTCTTCTGCGTTCTACACCGAGGAATTTGGTTTTCCGGTAAAATATTATGATTCCGGCAACAATAATTGCAAGCAATAATAGGCCACAAACTGGAATGAGGACAAAAAATAGAAGCATATTAGAATGCTTTTTCCTTTTGGAATCTGTGTAACAAGTAGGTAGTCCTGCATTTCCACATAAACCTGAGTTTCTGACATAAGCTTCTGCAGGTGCTTCTTCGAAAACTTTACTAACTGGGATCTGACCTGTTAACTTGTTGTTATAAGAAAAATCGATGGAGCTGGAGTTTAGATTAACCATGGTGTAAAATGATGCTGGGATTTCCCCTAAGAGTTGGTTATGTGAAACGTTAAGACTCTCTAATGATGTAATCCCCAGCTCTTTTGGTATGTTCCCAGTCAATTTGTTTTGAGACAAATCAAGCTCCTTAAGCTCGATCAAACGGCCTAGACTCTGAGGAATCTCCCCAGACAATTCATTGCAGCCCAGACTTAAATTGCGCAATTGAATCAACTTCCCAAGTTCAGAAAGGATTTTATCAGAAATTCTGTTTCTGCCCATCTGTAAAATGGTTAGAATGCACATTCTGCCCACTCTAGTGAGATCTTGCCCATAAATTGATTGTCATTAAGAGAAATGAAAAGATTTGGATGAACACCAAATGCATTTGTGATGTTTCCATTGAATTTGTTCCCATCAAGCCGTACTCTCTCTAGTTGCAAGCAATCTCTCAAGCAATCAGGCAATGGAAGGACAGGGAGGGGGATTCAAACCAATGACCTCTGCTTCATGAGGCATGATTTCCAGCTGATTATGCTACCCCTCATGGTTGTTACTGTGTACCCAATAAACTGAACTTACTTCTTTCATTTCTACACAATTTACAGACCACAAATTTCATTTCTAATCTccaattattaattaaataatttcaatattgaTAAATTCCTCTATCCCGCCACACCCCAGGCTAAACAAGTGCAAAGATTTGGAAATAAAAGCATTAATTGGACATGTGGGCCAAAATGGGTATCATGTGCCAGATACAAGTAAAGCAAGCAATGACAACAGGTTTGTACGACACTTTTTGATGAACAGCCGTCAAAATgtgtttaacaaaaaaaaattggtatccTATGTTAGTCTTCCCAATCATATATTAGAAGTTTGCATAACTCACCAAAGCTCCAGCTTCTGCAGCAGAAGCAAGATGAAGGCCAGGACTAAGCTTCCCTTCCTTGTTTTTAGAATGCCTTTGTTTTGCTCTATCATAGctacaaataaaacaaaattttttgttaataaatttaaaaataaaagtaaaaaattattcaaaaaattaaataagaaattacaAGTGAAAGCATTGGTACTTACAATTTTAGGGTGTGAATACaagattattaaaatatatataaggtgTGACAACAAGTTTTACATTTGACTGCCTACCTGCTAAAACTCTACATTTTTCAAACAGGCATTGGCCACGTAAAGGACTAGAAAAATCTAAACACTCAAATCTcagacaaccaaaacattggtACTTACAAGAAGAAATATAAAACCCATGAAACAGTTGACCCAATAACTGCGGGATTGAAGCCTGCATAAAGCCCTCTGAGACCCTGAACACAAAGCAATAACATTCCTATCAagaaaatagtataaaatagaaagaagtgTTTTAATTCAAATAGAGTACTAATGATAAATCATAAATCAAAACACCAGGCTCATAATTGAAAGGAAATAATATAAGTCATAGTTGTAACAGTGCCGAGCACCAAACCTTGGTTCTAACACGGGAAGTGAACTAGGCAAACCCAGTAATATGTAGctagaaatatatattaattttttcttttcttttttatgaatagAAATCTGTTACATTTAGCCCACATCAACAAAACAAGGTAGCAACTAGCAACAAAAGTAAGATGCATTTCCAAGATAACTTAGGTTTTGTATGATTCTTATGAAGAAcaaatggaaggaaaaattgTATATGTACCTAAGCATGGTCAAGTTTGAACAATGACTATAATCGTATTAAAATAAAGTATTAAGTGCCTAAAAAGTAACTATAAAACCAAACATAACCTCCAAGCGAGCAATGGTGAAAATAGCGTGAGCCGTGTTCTTGTAACTTGGAAGAGTTGAAACTCGTCCATCgttaattgcaaaaaaaaaaaaaaaaaacacaaaaccaaaccaattcGATTCAAACAACTTCATAacctcaaattaaaaatattaaaaaaaataaaataaagtagaGGATAGTACCTTGAAACCTAGTACGGATGACGTCAAGGGGGTGCAAGGCGGCAACAGTGGCGAATCCGGCAGCAGCTCCGGCGGTGGCGTTCTCCCATTGCCACTGCTCCAACTTCGATTTAGACTGTGGCTGCGGCTGCGATTGTgacatttgttttttgtttggactAACAATAAGGGAAATTTGGTGATGTTTTGTGCATTTTGATGAAACAGTAGTTACAGTACTAGCGTCTTGTGCCTTTTCACTTTTCAATGACTTGCTCGGCCCCGGCGGTCGTTTGCCACCTCCGTTTGGAAGTttataaaggaatggaatggaataaaatgaaatggaatttaaaaatcttgtttggatgCTATAAAGTAAACGAATGGAAataaatggaatggaatggaatgtaagtaacaTTGTTTGAAAGTGACATtggaaggaatggaatggaattattTTATAATGACATCACTATTATACCcctcattttaaagaacataaaaaataatcaatgagAACTTATAATTGCCTTGAAATGTTTAGTATTTAGTGGATGATGTGAAACTAGTTAACCACAATTGAGTCTATGTTAGATTATTGAATTACAATATAGTTTTGTCAAGGTGAATAGATTGCATCAcactaatcaataatttaacagTTGAATATAATGGCATGC
This genomic interval carries:
- the LOC142619836 gene encoding MDIS1-interacting receptor like kinase 2-like; the encoded protein is MCILTILQMGRNRISDKILSELGKLIQLRNLSLGCNELSGEIPQSLGRLIELKELDLSQNKLTGNIPKELGITSLESLNVSHNQLLGEIPASFYTMVNLNSSSIDFSYNNKLTGQIPVSKVFEEAPAEAYVRNSGLCGNAGLPTCYTDSKRKKHSNMLLFFVLIPVCGLLLLAIIVAGIIIFYRKTKFLGVERRRLGESFIWEGEGKFTFKDIVEASEDFNEKYCIGKGGFGTVYRVALPNSQIVAVKRLNMSDSSEIPSANRHSFENEIRVLTEVRHWNIIKPNGYFSIRGCMYLVYDYVERGSLGNALYGLKGNVELNWNTRVKILQGVAHAVASLHHDCSPPIVHRDITVNNILLEPDFESRLSDFGVARLLNPDTSNWTPIAGSYGYMAPRFGLVALEVMMGRHPREPLSSLSFNLRTSTSDTAEILLKDVLDQGLPPLIAKKVVFVVTTALPQP